Below is a genomic region from Marinitoga litoralis.
TTATTACTGTTATTTATTTCAAAGGTGTCGAAAAATCTGTTCATTATCAGTGAGGTGATTTACTATGGCTTCAAGTATTTCAAGACGTAATAAAAGGAATTTAATCCTTTCTGAAATTACATTAATAATAGTATCTTTAATTATAATGGCTCCAGTTTTATTAGCTTTAAGTATGAGTTTTATGAATCCTAATGAAGTATATACATTTCCACCTAAATTACTTCCTAGCTCAATTCAATGGGGGAATTATAAAGAGGCATTGCAATTGGTTGATTTAGGAAGAATGTTAATAAATTCTGCTATTGTTGCATTTTTTATTACTTTTGGAAAGTTAATTACTGGTACATTAGCAGGTTATGCTTTTGCTAATTTTCAGTTTAAAGGAAAAAATCTTTCTTTTATGTTATTATTTATAACTTTATTTTTACCAGCTGAAACTGTTATGATTTTGCCATTATTTTTGATTATGAAACAATTTGGATGGATAAATACATATTATGCTTTAATAATACCTTTTACAGCAAGTGCGACTAATGCATTTTTAATGAGACAACATTTTATGACTATTCCAAATGAATTAAGTGATGCTGCAAAAATTGATGGCGCTACATCAATGCAATATTTTTGGAGAATATTATTACCATTATCAAAATCTATGTTAGGTGGAGCCGCATTAATTAATTTTGTGTATGCTTGGAACTTATACTTATGGCCATTAATTGTAACTATGGATGATAAGATGAAAACTGTTCAAATTGGTGTTAAGATGTTAATTGATGCAGAATCAGCTAATAATTGGGGAACTATTATGGCTGGTACAATGATAGCCTTAGTACCTACATTAATTATTTTCTTTGCAATTCAAAATTTATTTGTTAAGAGTCTTGTTAGTTCTGGGCTTAAGGGTTAAAAAAATTGTGCTGCAAACGCAGCACAATTTTTTTAATAATAATCATTAGAACAAAATATCAATACCTAGTCTTATAAACGGAGAATTTGATTCTTCAAAGTTGCCTTCTATAGTGCTTTCAAACTTATATCCACCATTTAATGTAATTCCAAAATTATCGGTAATTAAAAATTCAAATCCTATATTTGGGCTTATACCTAATGCAATATTTGTAGCATATTCGGTATCATATTCTAAAGAAGAACTCATATATAAATCTACTCCTAATTGTGGCATTATAATACCAAAATCCTTCATATAATACAACGAAAAGCCTGTAGAAAAGTTTGCTTTATTTCCAAAAATAAAATCAATAAACGTACCAAATCCAAATCCCTTATAATTATCACCTATAAAATCCATTCTAAATATATAGTTATCATCCAACA
It encodes:
- a CDS encoding carbohydrate ABC transporter permease translates to MASSISRRNKRNLILSEITLIIVSLIIMAPVLLALSMSFMNPNEVYTFPPKLLPSSIQWGNYKEALQLVDLGRMLINSAIVAFFITFGKLITGTLAGYAFANFQFKGKNLSFMLLFITLFLPAETVMILPLFLIMKQFGWINTYYALIIPFTASATNAFLMRQHFMTIPNELSDAAKIDGATSMQYFWRILLPLSKSMLGGAALINFVYAWNLYLWPLIVTMDDKMKTVQIGVKMLIDAESANNWGTIMAGTMIALVPTLIIFFAIQNLFVKSLVSSGLKG